In Lutra lutra chromosome 13, mLutLut1.2, whole genome shotgun sequence, one genomic interval encodes:
- the LOC125083719 gene encoding NUT family member 2G-like translates to MHLSEDLKDTDSNFSVLGLGPDCLLEQLTVWGPDLTFLSVEAARRRRPLPVGMALQGASAVLGPHVATDPGASLSAFMARPFPTPTAGAPHRPLWGQHPPPLMTPPFPPGGPLVLPAFSRTPLVAGEAGLGPNGTGTCNVIVQVRSEQGCSVTPQTQTIVLTQAPLSWSAPGALCGGAACPAPLFVTASAVETSMPASAHGGSQAGKGGSAPSLPPPAQPPAAQLTTVVPPVDARPQPHGASRSRTTASPEDSCNPKSVYENFRRWQRFKSLARRHLPQSPDAEALSCFLIPVLRSLARLKPTMTLEEGVWRAVQEWQSRSNFDRLIYYEMAGKFMEFEMEEEMQMQKLQWVKVAQGLPPPAPPKPERRGPPAAEAGPQPACVPRKAGSRAQPSRQQPRRPPRRPESKAPKEIPPEAVREYVDIMEGLLGPGHSAPGGPAGECGEDGKEPQQNEAATYPDPGLLSYIDELCSQEDFVTKVEAVIHPCFLAELLSSEPQLDLLALAEKLEQEEGLSLAELVEKRLMALNTEEGVQAPPRLCAARSGPTPEHETGPGKGLGVSDKACPADTDGQDLQRHGRAQTHLSGPRAFALSPGRQESPAPRAGRVPSPPQGQRCAYPGLGPRDAPVLREAPPARDTRGLADGSSEDEEELPSLAFLLASQHSLLPWGLSQSPAPASVIPSPGAKSLVKKGTHAGVLIPLQRIRRPPHRGSSLSRQAALECSPPSCPFLKQRFPLGRTPQRLPLPVQLGLTERKGLRGPTRPKQRAPPPRACHPAVSLSVVCA, encoded by the exons ATGCATCTCTCTGAAGATCTAAAAGACACAG ATTCAAACTTTTCCGTCCTTGGCTTGGGTCCCGACTGTCTCCTGGAGCAGCTCACCGTGTGGGGCCCGGACCTGACTTTCCTCAGTGTGGAGGCTGCCAGGCGGCGGCGTCCTCTGCCTGTGGGGATGGCTTTACAAGGAG CATCTGCAGTGCTGGGACCCCATGTGGCCACGGACCCAGGAGCCTCCCTGTCTGCTTTCATGGCACGGCCCTTCCCCACACCCACTGCCGGCGCCCCTCACCGGCCACTGTGGGGGCAGCACCCGCCGCCCCTCATGACCCCGCCATTCCCTCCTGGTGGCCCCCTGGTGCTGCCAGCTTTCTCCAGGACTCCGCTGGTGGCAGGAGAGGCTGGCCTCGGCCCCAATGGGACTGGGACCTGCAATGTCATTGTGCAGGTCCGGTCAGAACAGGGGTGCTCAGTGACCCCCCAGACTCAGACCATCGTCCTCACTCAGGCCCCCCTCAGCTGGAGTGCTCCAGGGGCCCTCTGTGGGGGTGCTGCGTGTCCCGCACCCCTCTTCGTGACAGCCTCTGCGGTGGAGACCAGCATGCCTGCCTCGGCCCATGGGGGCTCCCAGGCTGGCAAGGGAGGCTCGGCCCCAAGCCTTCCACCTCCGGCTCAGCCCCCAGCCGCGCAGCTGACCACCGTCGTGCCCCCAGTCGACGCCAGGCCACAGCCTCACGGAGCTTCCAGGAGCCGGACCACGGCCTCGCCCGAGGACTCCTGTAACCCCAAGAGTGTTTACGAGAACTTCCGGCGCTGGCAGCGCTTCAAGTCGCTGGCCCGGAGGCACCTCCCGCAGAGCCCCGACGCAGAagctctctcctgctttctcat CCCGGTGCTGCGGTCCCTGGCGCGCCTGAAGCCCACGATGACGCTGGAAGAGGGAGTGTGGCGGGCCGTGCAGGAGTGGCAGAGCAGAAGCAACTTTGACCGCTTGATCTACTACGAGATGGCGGGAAA GTTCATGGAGTTCGAGATGGAGGAGGAGATGCAGATGCAGAAGTTACAGTGGGTGAAGGTGGCCCagggcctgcctcccccagcGCCCCCGAAGCCTGAACGGCGGGGGCCCCCAGCCGCGGAAGCGGGCCCGCAGCCAG CGTGCGTTCCCAGGAAGGCGGGTTCCAGGGCCCAGCCCTCCCGCCAGCAGCCACGCAGACCCCCGCGGCGCCCGGAGAGCAAGGCGCCCAAGGAGATCCCTCCAGAGGCTGTGAGAGAGTACGTGGACATCatggaggggctgctggggcctGGCCACTCGGCCCCGGGGGGCCCGGCAGGTGAATGCGGAGAGGATGGAAAGGAGCCACAGCAGAATGAGGCCGCGACCTACCCGGACCCGGGTCTCCTGAGCTACATTGACGAGCTGTGTTCCCAGGAAGACTTCGTCACCAAG GTGGAGGCAGTCATCCACCCCTGCTTCCTGGCGGAACTGCTGTCCTCGGAACCACAGCTGGACCTCCTGGCCCTGGCTGAGAAactggagcaggaggaaggactCAGCCTTGCAGAG CTGGTGGAGAAACGACTGATGGCCTTGAATACGGAGGAGGGTGTGCAGGCACCCCCACGCCTCTGCGCAGCCCGGTCGGGCCCCACGCCTGAGCACGAGACCGGTCccgggaaggggctgggggtcagCGACAAAGCCTGCCCAGCAGACACTGACGGCCAGGACCTTCAGAGGCACGGCCGAGCACAGACACACCTGTCGGGGCCCAGagcctttgctctctctcccgGACGACAGGAGTCCCCTGCACCTCGAGCTGGAcgtgtcccctcccctccccagggtcaAAGGTGCGCCTACCCTGGACTGGGCCCCAGGGATGCCCCGGTTCTCAGAGAGGCCCCTCCTGCTAGGGACACTCGAGGGCTGGCAGATGGGTCCAGTGAGGACGAGGAGGAGCTCCCCAGCCTGGCCTTCCTCCTGGCCTCTCAGCACAGCCTGCTGCCCTGGGGGCTCTCCCAGAGTCCCGCTCCTGCCTCAGTCATCCCCAGCCCTGGCG CAAAGAGTTTGGTGAAGAAAGGAACTCATGCCGGCGTCCTCATCCCGCTGCAGAGAATCCGCAGGCCACCCCACAGGGGCTCCTCCCTCTCCAGGCAGGCGGCTCTGGAgtgctccccaccctcctgccccttcctgaaGCAGAGGTTTCCTCTTGGTCGCACTCCCCAGCGGCTGCCCCTCCCTGTCCAGCTGGGCCTCACAGAGAGGAAGGGGCTCAGGGGCCCAACCAGACCCAAAcagagggccccccccccccgtgcctgTCACCCCGCCGTGTCCCTGTCCGTGGTGTGCGCCTAG